In one Candidatus Eisenbacteria bacterium genomic region, the following are encoded:
- a CDS encoding Uma2 family endonuclease, which translates to MAEPAPADPAVPSRWTTERYLRLVDEGVLGPDDKVELLEGVIVAMAPSNVPHDGTLGLVSHALFRAVADCATVRVQLSFVAGPYSLPEPDLAVVPGSARDYERARPTSALLVVEVSGASLKQDRLTKAAIYAAARVPEYWIVNLRDDCVEVRREPDAKQRRYRHVAVVRRGETIAMKALAGVHIAVDDLLPSAR; encoded by the coding sequence ATGGCTGAGCCCGCCCCAGCAGACCCGGCCGTTCCCAGCCGTTGGACCACCGAGCGGTATTTGCGCCTCGTCGACGAGGGCGTGCTCGGACCCGACGACAAGGTGGAGCTGCTGGAGGGGGTCATCGTCGCCATGGCGCCATCGAACGTCCCGCACGACGGGACGCTGGGCCTCGTGTCGCACGCACTCTTCCGCGCGGTCGCCGACTGCGCCACCGTCCGCGTGCAGCTCTCGTTCGTGGCCGGCCCGTACTCGTTGCCCGAGCCCGATCTGGCCGTCGTTCCCGGCTCTGCCCGAGACTACGAACGTGCCCGGCCGACCAGCGCTCTCTTGGTCGTCGAGGTGTCTGGTGCATCGCTCAAGCAGGATCGCCTCACCAAGGCCGCCATCTACGCCGCCGCACGGGTGCCGGAGTACTGGATCGTCAACCTGCGCGACGATTGCGTCGAAGTCCGTCGCGAGCCGGATGCGAAGCAGCGTCGCTATCGCCATGTCGCCGTCGTGCGTCGTGGCGAGACCATCGCGATGAAGGCGCTGGCCGGCGTCCACATCGCGGTCGACGACCTGCTTCCTTCGGCACGGTAG
- a CDS encoding cytochrome P450, producing the protein MTNDAEAIVRDLFLEPDGRRHPYPHYHRLRDAAPVHRSTTLGAWLLTRYDACWAVLRDPRLGKNYARAMERQVGADWRRHPSLAQRERSMINVHGPDHTRLRRLVSKAFTRRTVEELRPAIARMVDALLEPLAARGGGEILDALAFPLPIAVIGELLGVPQADRAQFRDLVRDVTAVLETLPRPAQLAAADAAHMKIRAYFILLIAEKRRRPGSDLLSLLVQAKDDDRLTDDELESLASLLFAAGFETTTNLIGNGVLGLVRHPEQMTLLREDPSRFENLCDELLRYDGTAQLAIRYTLAPLEVGGVTIPTGESIMPLLGAGNHDPARFAEPDRLDVRRTGIEPLSFGGGVHYCLGAALARAEIETVFRALVERFGTIALDGPAPRFRDRLTLRGLESLHVALSPAASGRTATELAPPPSAVAATGPARLDTDRPVLEARPRMTDGGDAGWRNALRRRTEQDAAGIPHRTGPDLAATVALLGRASLFAGCTTSELEVLAATAYPVSFEPGERLCVEGGEALECYVIAEGEGTVSIGGRVVATVGENRVVGERGPLEGRARTATVTARTRMTTWAISRERLLALVAHSRAAADLMYEELHRRYAD; encoded by the coding sequence ATGACGAACGACGCCGAAGCGATCGTCCGCGACCTCTTCCTCGAGCCCGACGGCCGCCGCCATCCGTATCCGCACTACCACCGGCTGCGCGACGCGGCGCCCGTCCATCGCAGCACGACGCTCGGCGCGTGGCTGCTCACGCGGTACGACGCCTGCTGGGCCGTGCTCCGCGATCCCCGCCTCGGCAAGAACTACGCCCGCGCGATGGAGCGGCAGGTCGGCGCAGACTGGCGGCGACATCCGTCGCTCGCGCAGCGCGAGCGCTCGATGATCAACGTGCACGGCCCCGATCACACGCGGCTTCGGCGGCTGGTGTCGAAGGCCTTCACGCGACGGACGGTCGAGGAGCTGCGGCCGGCGATCGCCCGCATGGTCGACGCGCTCCTCGAGCCGCTCGCCGCACGCGGCGGGGGCGAGATCCTCGATGCGCTCGCCTTCCCCCTCCCGATCGCCGTGATCGGCGAGCTGCTCGGCGTCCCGCAGGCCGATCGCGCGCAGTTCCGCGACCTCGTGCGTGACGTCACGGCCGTCCTCGAGACGCTGCCGAGGCCCGCCCAGCTCGCCGCCGCCGACGCCGCGCACATGAAGATCCGCGCGTACTTCATCCTCCTCATCGCCGAGAAGCGCCGGCGCCCCGGCTCGGATCTGCTGAGCCTGCTCGTGCAGGCGAAGGACGACGACCGCCTCACGGACGACGAGCTCGAGAGCCTGGCGTCGCTCCTCTTCGCCGCCGGATTCGAGACGACGACGAACCTGATCGGGAACGGCGTGCTCGGTCTCGTGCGCCATCCCGAGCAGATGACGCTCCTGCGGGAGGACCCGTCGCGGTTCGAGAACCTCTGCGACGAGCTCCTGCGCTACGACGGCACGGCGCAGCTCGCGATCCGCTATACGCTCGCTCCGCTCGAGGTCGGCGGCGTCACGATTCCGACCGGCGAGTCGATCATGCCGCTCCTCGGCGCCGGCAACCACGATCCCGCACGCTTCGCCGAACCCGACCGCCTGGACGTCCGACGGACGGGCATCGAACCCCTGTCGTTCGGCGGGGGAGTCCATTACTGCCTCGGTGCGGCGCTCGCGCGGGCGGAGATCGAGACCGTCTTCCGCGCACTCGTCGAGCGCTTCGGCACGATCGCCCTCGACGGTCCAGCGCCGCGCTTTCGCGATCGGCTGACGCTGCGGGGGCTCGAGAGCCTGCACGTCGCGCTGTCGCCGGCCGCGAGCGGACGTACGGCGACCGAGCTCGCGCCGCCGCCATCCGCAGTCGCCGCGACCGGTCCGGCGCGCCTCGACACCGATCGTCCGGTGCTCGAGGCGCGGCCGCGCATGACCGACGGCGGCGACGCCGGATGGCGGAACGCGCTCCGCAGGCGCACCGAGCAGGACGCCGCGGGAATCCCGCATCGCACCGGCCCCGATCTGGCGGCGACCGTCGCGCTGCTCGGCCGCGCGAGCCTGTTCGCCGGATGCACGACGAGTGAGCTCGAGGTACTCGCCGCGACCGCCTACCCGGTGAGCTTCGAGCCCGGCGAGCGGCTCTGCGTGGAGGGGGGCGAGGCGCTCGAGTGCTACGTCATCGCCGAGGGCGAAGGGACCGTGTCGATCGGCGGGCGCGTGGTCGCGACGGTCGGCGAGAACCGTGTCGTGGGAGAGCGGGGACCGCTCGAAGGCCGCGCGCGCACGGCGACCGTCACCGCGCGGACCCGTATGACGACGTGGGCGATCTCGCGTGAACGGCTGCTGGCGCTGGTCGCGCACAGCCGGGCCGCCGCCGACCTGATGTACGAGGAACTCCACCGACGCTACGCGGACTGA
- a CDS encoding methyltransferase: MTNATLTADSFTAPPGIRSITDPRLDRVIAGVASLPFAYMLYYRLAYEGFDLPRVAIAINFALLIGTMVVRRPPVRVTPKPLYWVTAFVATYWGFMTLGLAERGTPIAPVVVTHGLALASLVVSLGARVSLGRNIGFVPAQRELVTSYAYGIVRHPIYTGVFLSLTAFVLRAWSPTNFIIAAVPVTLFVIKSFMEERFLGEDPAYRRYMDRVRFRWLPGIA, from the coding sequence ATGACGAACGCAACCCTGACGGCGGACAGCTTCACCGCTCCTCCGGGCATCCGGTCGATCACCGACCCGCGACTCGACCGTGTGATCGCCGGCGTGGCCTCGCTGCCCTTCGCCTACATGCTCTACTACCGGCTCGCGTACGAAGGGTTCGACCTGCCGCGCGTCGCGATCGCGATCAACTTCGCGCTGCTGATCGGCACGATGGTCGTCCGGCGGCCGCCCGTGCGCGTCACGCCGAAGCCGCTCTACTGGGTGACGGCGTTCGTCGCGACGTACTGGGGCTTCATGACGCTCGGCCTCGCCGAGCGCGGCACGCCGATCGCCCCCGTGGTAGTGACGCACGGGCTCGCGCTCGCGAGCCTCGTGGTGTCCCTCGGCGCGCGCGTGAGCCTCGGCCGGAACATCGGGTTCGTCCCGGCCCAGCGCGAGCTCGTGACGTCGTACGCCTACGGGATCGTCCGGCATCCGATCTACACCGGCGTCTTCCTCTCGCTGACGGCCTTCGTGCTGCGAGCCTGGTCGCCGACGAACTTCATCATCGCCGCGGTGCCGGTCACGTTGTTCGTGATCAAGAGCTTCATGGAAGAGCGCTTCCTCGGCGAGGACCCGGCGTACCGCCGCTACATGGACCGCGTCCGCTTCCGGTGGCTCCCGGGGATCGCCTGA
- a CDS encoding sigma 54-interacting transcriptional regulator: protein MTSPPAERLELLYELACAFAGRIELDELVPLVIGKCRDALDAEGGSVLLLDPATNEFVFPYVAERNAGVAARLAGVRVPVEHSIAGAVVRDGRPIRVDDAHADPRFYSEVDRQTGVRTGSLLAAPLRSRHGVIGVIEVVNRRGGGTFGDDDLAFLEALAGSVAVAIENARLYEQVKASEERLRTQVGVLRRDLARRDRFTEIVGTGPAMADVFRLMESAAASPITVLIEGETGTGKELVARAIHRESARADGPFLAVNCAAFQETLLESELFGHRRGAFTGAIQDRRGLFEAAEKGTIFLDEVGEMPGAMQAKLLRVLEQGEVVPVGETRPRKVDVRVVSATNRTLAAEVAERRFREDLYYRLVAFPIQLPPLRSRREDVPLLAQGFVAAASERHRKRIAGIDAATLACLVRYDWPGNVRELRNEIERAVALARDGETIGPSHLSARLLDTARAATETIDPSASTTVAADGSLLRARASFEARYIGEVLRQHKGNVSHAAKALGLSRVMLQRKMKAFGLR, encoded by the coding sequence GTGACCTCACCGCCGGCCGAGCGGCTCGAGCTCCTCTACGAGCTCGCGTGCGCGTTCGCCGGGCGGATCGAGCTCGACGAGCTCGTCCCACTCGTGATCGGCAAGTGTCGCGACGCTCTCGACGCGGAGGGAGGCTCGGTGCTCCTCCTCGATCCGGCCACGAACGAGTTCGTCTTCCCGTACGTCGCCGAGCGGAACGCGGGAGTGGCCGCACGCCTGGCCGGCGTCCGCGTGCCGGTCGAGCACAGCATCGCCGGCGCGGTCGTGCGCGACGGCCGTCCGATCCGAGTCGACGACGCGCACGCCGACCCGCGCTTCTACTCCGAGGTCGACCGGCAGACCGGCGTCCGCACCGGGAGCCTCCTCGCGGCGCCGCTCCGCTCCCGTCACGGCGTGATCGGCGTCATCGAGGTCGTGAACCGGCGCGGCGGAGGCACGTTCGGCGACGACGACCTGGCGTTCCTCGAGGCGCTCGCCGGGAGCGTCGCCGTCGCGATCGAGAACGCGCGTCTCTACGAGCAGGTGAAGGCGTCCGAGGAGCGCTTGCGCACGCAGGTCGGCGTGCTGCGCCGCGATCTCGCGCGGCGCGATCGCTTCACGGAGATCGTCGGCACCGGGCCGGCGATGGCCGACGTCTTCCGCTTGATGGAAAGCGCCGCCGCGTCACCGATCACGGTCCTCATCGAGGGCGAGACCGGCACGGGCAAGGAGCTCGTCGCGCGCGCGATCCATCGCGAGAGCGCGCGCGCCGACGGACCGTTCCTCGCCGTCAACTGCGCCGCGTTCCAGGAGACGCTCCTCGAGAGCGAGCTCTTCGGCCACCGTCGCGGCGCCTTCACGGGCGCGATCCAGGACCGGCGCGGCCTCTTCGAAGCCGCCGAGAAGGGCACGATCTTCCTCGACGAGGTCGGCGAGATGCCGGGCGCGATGCAGGCGAAGCTCTTGCGTGTGCTCGAGCAGGGCGAAGTCGTGCCGGTCGGCGAGACGCGCCCCCGCAAGGTGGACGTACGAGTCGTCTCGGCGACCAACCGGACCCTCGCCGCCGAGGTCGCCGAGCGCCGTTTTCGCGAGGACCTGTACTACCGGCTCGTCGCGTTTCCCATCCAGCTTCCGCCGCTGCGAAGCCGCCGCGAAGACGTCCCCCTCCTCGCCCAGGGCTTCGTGGCGGCCGCCAGCGAGCGACATCGCAAACGCATCGCGGGCATCGACGCGGCGACGCTCGCCTGCCTCGTACGCTATGACTGGCCCGGCAACGTGCGCGAGCTGCGAAACGAGATCGAGCGCGCCGTGGCGCTCGCGCGCGACGGCGAGACGATCGGTCCGTCGCATCTTTCCGCGCGACTCCTCGACACGGCCCGCGCGGCGACGGAGACGATCGATCCGAGCGCGAGCACGACCGTCGCGGCCGACGGATCGCTGCTGCGTGCGCGCGCGTCGTTCGAGGCGCGCTACATCGGCGAGGTGCTCCGCCAGCACAAGGGCAACGTGTCGCACGCGGCGAAGGCGCTCGGCCTCTCGCGCGTCATGCTGCAGCGGAAGATGAAGGCGTTCGGGCTGCGCTAG
- a CDS encoding DUF1566 domain-containing protein, whose translation MPSRARFLPVWLAVLAAAVSWARLPAACRQCRATCGTAVSACVDAVAAACPSASRAKGRRCRSRALHRCRKTIDTCCKRTCKETGAPVCCGAPATTTTTQPGGGNPCFSDPGDGTIHDSCTGLQWEKKDGSRGAQNPGDPHNLNNVYPWAGTCMRNAGVLCQPDAASATTCAALADGTTAQPPDGCGECPGGDYDPTTNPTGTGPCTVGGSGAQSVTTIWVWLNQLNAANYAGHNDWRIPSQAGRNACPPGEPNCTTAAMPRELETILRAAPGSCSTSPCGYPVFGVPTASQTWSASTSRADARYAWIVNFFAGTNEQLTKQDTAVSVRAVRTEH comes from the coding sequence ATGCCTTCTCGTGCGCGATTCCTCCCCGTGTGGCTCGCGGTGCTCGCGGCCGCCGTCTCGTGGGCGCGGCTGCCCGCCGCCTGCCGGCAATGTCGTGCCACCTGCGGGACGGCAGTGTCGGCGTGCGTCGACGCCGTGGCGGCGGCTTGCCCGAGCGCGTCGCGCGCGAAGGGGCGCAGATGCCGGAGCCGCGCGCTCCACCGCTGTCGGAAGACGATCGACACCTGCTGCAAGCGCACGTGCAAGGAGACCGGCGCGCCCGTCTGTTGTGGCGCGCCGGCGACCACCACCACGACGCAGCCCGGCGGTGGCAATCCCTGCTTCAGCGATCCCGGCGACGGCACCATCCACGACTCCTGCACCGGCCTCCAGTGGGAGAAGAAGGACGGGTCGAGGGGCGCACAGAACCCGGGCGACCCGCACAATCTGAACAATGTCTATCCGTGGGCGGGCACGTGCATGCGGAACGCGGGCGTGCTCTGCCAGCCGGACGCCGCGTCGGCCACGACGTGCGCGGCGCTCGCCGACGGGACGACGGCGCAGCCGCCGGACGGGTGCGGGGAATGCCCGGGCGGCGACTACGACCCGACGACCAATCCGACCGGCACCGGCCCGTGCACCGTCGGGGGCTCCGGCGCCCAGTCCGTCACGACCATCTGGGTCTGGTTGAACCAACTCAACGCGGCCAACTACGCCGGGCACAACGACTGGCGCATCCCGTCGCAAGCGGGGCGCAACGCCTGCCCGCCCGGCGAGCCGAACTGCACGACGGCCGCCATGCCGCGCGAGCTGGAGACGATCCTCCGCGCCGCGCCGGGGAGCTGCTCGACGTCGCCCTGCGGCTACCCCGTGTTCGGCGTCCCGACGGCGTCCCAGACGTGGTCGGCGTCGACCTCCCGCGCCGACGCGCGCTACGCATGGATCGTCAACTTCTTCGCCGGAACGAACGAGCAGCTGACGAAGCAGGACACCGCCGTCAGCGTCCGCGCCGTGCGGACCGAGCACTAG